In Penaeus monodon isolate SGIC_2016 chromosome 41, NSTDA_Pmon_1, whole genome shotgun sequence, a single genomic region encodes these proteins:
- the LOC119598228 gene encoding uncharacterized protein LOC119598228 isoform X3, which yields MWANQAWASGTVPGAPTGQDKISALQQQAQQYAAFQQQREQQWPPSAQSAVNPWVWGQSGVYGMYNMYGNPAAGVLPMMSVPPPTYQSNNIPQYNAPPPEVPPPPPEDPPPPPPPDEDKDKLGKDGTKGSALDNKAALMSEKKEDSKSQEKPDEGKTPDNQATESRTNPADSKEPTQGPQQENMESEAKRQRLEGQDPANPQGFNSIQGEQGGSWGNPFTPAGNQHDSGQGKGNWHPRGGMGRGNNRMPWNNNPGGNNMNQPWGPYNQGPDNSGRIPQEQGNRNIANYAQDSARGGFGDNRGIISGGGHGLLNQPNDMQQVNPELELDEENDEDLKEFDRRSENWERQFTQWREQNKNHPDKTALNRYDEDWKRWRQELSQKREEIKKKKLEKLQEEANKNVDSSTNQSVQSPANERGNATFGQGPERRDLNQPANSRGFNDENQLGVNQNQMGRGRGGFNRGGMGPDHNLGGYNQQGRGRDDQGNENSAWGGMGQFDPNRGFDPTNQGGFDQFNQGRGGFSNFRGRGGFNQPNSGRGRFNQSDQNEGLQQNNVSQDNQPLGGLNQDRQNQGSSGMRGFGRGGFDRGRGGFSQRGRGQGMFNNQGLGPEPTQQEESAMWNKDQDDRIQGGFNQDPHNRGGFNTNNRGQGNFDQDDRDMRNYDENERIQQDSGRGRGSFDMRGRGRGNFDQGGRGYDHGSRGWGDLDQTGRNPGNFNQSDRGFGDYENNNKGRGGFNQSGRGRGGFEHSERGWGNFDQDGRGMGGFDQDSRGRGNFNQRGRGGFDQGGRGTPGGFDQGERGSNFFDQSGKGRGERGPFDHERSQEGFDQGRRGPGDFDMGARGRGGFDQGARGGRGGFDQGGRGRGNSNFNNQDHSNFGRGRDFGQRGGNQFGPGRGGSSGMPDQSMHDGPTDAFGENKPNAGQGWNNNTDRWQGNNPPWGPGGRGGFSGPGNRGRGSGRWDGRDEGGQGRNSNMGPNRGQDPAWWNSGSRESLLEQNSGSQLTGKDDQRKGDKSSFGFGMNEPSTIPGLDLPDTQAPTENKNMTPNQKNPVSAKTVFHDQEDEKIDVKLGAERLHIGPIGVPHSKEKFTLPEDWYDDEEENEHKDTENKEEASRTEEPVHSENKKDEPFEQGFKGQQNAGFGMPDRDMQQGPWQGDRRDRPMYGQDFEGQQKPGFGMPDRDMHSPWQGDNRDRPPFRQGPMDPQRPNRPESNPRAPDTVMHERWGNREEDPRQERFPRDAGPKGRWGEGYDRHWDDRYPGRGGPDDRYRDDPYYNRWDNYGDRRGQEPLWRDERDPYYEDRYGRGSKDYYDWPPRDRDYYDRERDRFYQDGRGPRGSFERNEPSFGTEPRNFHERDRRNSFDREGREFFDRDRRDPYYRGDRDDFGRDSRDWSAQAVENRTVVDYGHSGPGSGGMKMPPSEASPFGMGADMPKQGQANIPEHVRRDPSFRMGSDDRRDNRRLENSPRPPNLDRSHSRSPSKSSSSKQMKPSESGHTPPLNQASKEQDEIGDVVTIEDLVSVPGRFMRPPKMVIILRGPPGSGKTTLAKMIKDREVENGGNPPRILCLDDYFMVETEKMTTDPDTGRKVKTKIMEYEFEPELEESYRMSLIKSFKRQVDDGFFPFIIVDCIHNKVKHFAEMATHAKKCNFEVYIGELEVDQSICHRRNTHNHSREHIQNIIRQWEKTPASYTRVDLTPFIQDAAIEEVEMEDSMEPAATDKEKKEDVEDEDEDKEAFKKVCHSGAALENHRTGNHHNVSKRLNPPQVKNMAYNQSNSSGSAKKPGSGQRSSGAIENKQSNLNKWVNQPVPQKSDSLSQQGVGKIGPSQNENSKKDKNQVKPNQVDKKQGVVNPAQSEASAKDQGKQESTSVKKEPERSGNVLQKTGKGGDKRNSIQAGSQQVGGQRVAGQMGAMSWALGNQSVSWGGLARGFSWSAARLSGVSWGMMGGATPRGGRGGGVSWGTAGRGRLS from the exons ATGTGGGCTAACCAAGCGTGGGCGTCGGGAACTGTCCCCGGCGCTCCTACGGGACAG GATAAGATTAGTGCATTGCAACAACAAGCTCAGCAGTATGCAGCCTTTCAGCAGCAACGTGAGCAGCAATGGCCACCATCGGCTCAATCTGCGGTCAATCCATGGGTGTGGGGACAGTCTGGG gtgtaTGGAATGTACAACATGTACGGGAACCCAGCAGCTGGTGTTCTTCCAATGATGTCGGTTCCACCTCCAACATACCAGTCCAACAACATCCCCCAGTACAATGCACCTCCCCCTGAGGTGCCCCCACCACCCCCAGaggatcctcctcctccaccgccaccaGATGAGGACAAGGACAAATTGGGGAAGGATGGCACGAAGGGTTCAGCATTAGATAACAAAGCCGCTCTTATGTCTGAGAAAAAGGAGGACAGCAAGTCACAGGAGAAGCCAGACGAGGGGAAGACCCCTGACAATCAGGCCACAGAATCAAGGACCAATCCTGCTGATAGTAAGGAACCAACCCAAGGCCCCCAACAAGAGAACATGGAATCCGAGGCCAAAAGACAGAGACTTGAGGGACAGGACCCCGCCAACCCACAGGGCTTCAACTCCATCCAGGGTGAGCAAGGTGGCAGCTGGGGGAATCCCTTCACACCAGCCGGCAATCAGCATGACAGCGGCCAAGGCAAGGGGAACTGGCACCCTAGAGGAGGAATGGGACGAGGGAATAACCGCATGCCTTGGAATAACAATCCTGGAGGAAACAATATGAACCAGCCTTGGGGACCATACAACCAGGGACCAGACAACAGTGGAAGGATTCCCCAAGAGCAAGGCAACAGGAATATTGCCAATTATGCCCAAGATTCAGCAAGAGGAGGGTTTGGTGATAACAGAGGAA TTATTTCCGGAGGTGGCCATGGACTCCTAAATCAGCCAAATGATATGCAACAAGTGAACCCAGAATTGGAATTGGACGAAgag AATGATGAAGACTTGAAAGAATTTGATAGACGGTCTGAAAACTGGGAAAGGCAGTTCACACAGTGGCGAgagcaaaataaaaatcatcCCGATAAGACTGCACTTAACAG GTATGATGAGGACTGGAAGAGATGGCGCCAGGAACTCTCACAAAAACGTgaagaaattaagaagaaaaaattggaaaagttaCAGGAAGAGGCAAATAAGAATGTTGATTCTTCCACCAACCAGAGTGTCCAGTCCCCAGCCAAT GAGAGAGGAAATGCTACGTTTGGCCAGGGGCCGGAGAGAAGAGACCTAAACCAACCAGCCAACTCCAGAGGCTTCAATGACGAAAACCAGTTGGGAGTTAATCAAAACCAAATGGGTAGAGGACGTGGAGGATTCAACAGGGGTGGCATGGGTCCTGACCACAATCTTGGGGGTTACAACCAGCAGGGCCGAGGCAGGGATGACCAGGGAAACGAGAACTCTGCCTGGGGCGGAATGGGACAGTTTGACCCGAATCGAGGTTTTGATCCCACCAACCAAGGGGGATTTGACCAGTTCAATCAGGGCAGAGGAGGGTTCTCCAATTtccgaggaagaggaggattcaACCAGCCAAATAGTGGAAGAGGAAGATTCAATCAGTCTGACCAAAATGAGGGGCTTCAGCAGAACAATGTTAGCCAAGACAATCAGCCATTAGGTGGATTGAATCAAGACAGACAAAATCAAGGTAGTTCTGGAATGAGAGGCTTTGGACGAGGAGGATTTGACCGTGGACGAGGGGGATTCAGCCAAAGAGGGAGAGGTCAAGGAATGTTCAATAACCAGGGCCTTGGGCCAGAACCAACCCAGCAAGAAGAGTCTGCCATGTGGAATAAAGATCAAGATGACAGGATTCAAGGAGGATTTAACCAGGACCCACACAACAGAGGAGGTTTCAATACCAACAATCGAGGACAGGGTAATTTTGACCAGGATGATCGAGATATGAGGAActatgatgaaaatgaaaggatTCAACAGGACAGTGGCAGAGGCCGTGGCAGTTTTGATATGAGAGGTAGAGGTCGTGGAAACTTTGACCAAGGTGGCAGAGGTTATGACCATGGCAGTAGAGGTTGGGGAGACTTAGACCAAACAGGGAGAAATCCTGGTAATTTTAACCAAAGTGATAGAGGTTTTGGAGactatgaaaacaacaacaaaggtcGAGGAGGTTTTAACCAAAGTGGCAGAGGCCGTGGAGGCTTTGAACACAGTGAAAGGGGCTGGGGTAACTTCGACCAAGATGGTAGAGGTATGGGAGGCTTTGACCAAGACAGTAGAGGTCGTGGAAACTTTAACCAGCGTGGGCGTGGAGGATTCGACCAAGGTGGGAGAGGCACTCCTGGAGGCTTTGACCAAGGAGAGAGAGGCTCCAATTTCTTTGACCAGAGTGGAAAAGGTCGGGGTGAAAGGGGTCCTTTTGACCATGAAAGAAGCCAGGAAGGATTTGATCAAGGGAGAAGAGGCCCTGGAGACTTTGACATGGGCGCAAGAGGTCGGGGAGGCTTTGACCAAGGggcaagaggaggacgaggaggcttCGATCAAGGAGGGAGAGGCCGTGGGAATTCAAACTTCAACAACCAGGACCATTCAAACTTTGGCCGAGGGAGAGACTTTGGTCAGAGGGGAGGGAACCAGTTTGGTCCAGGCCGGGGAGGAAGCAGTGGCATGCCAGACCAATCTATGCATGATGGTCCTACTGATGCATTTGGAGAAAACAAGCCCAATGCAGGTCAGGGCTGGAATAACAACACAGACAG ATGGCAAGGAAACAACCCACCATGGGGACCTGGAGGGAGGGGTGGCTTTAGTGGACCTG GTAACAGAGGCCGTGGCAGTGGCCGCTGGGATGGCCGTGATGAAGGTGGCCAAGGAAGGAATTCCAACATGGGCCCAAATAGGG GACAAGACCCTGCATGGTGGAACTCTGGGTCAAGGGAGAGCCTACTCGAACAGAACAGTGGGTCGCAGCTGACCGGGAAAG ATGACCAGCGGAAAGGGGACAAGAGCAGCTTTGGCTTCGGCATGAATGAGCCCAGCACCATCCCAGGTCTGGACCTCCCAGACACCCAGGCTCCCACGGAGAACAAGAACATGACGCCAAACCAGAAGAATCCCGTGTCAGCCAAGACAGTGTTCCATgaccaggaggatgagaagaTTG ATGTTAAACTTGGTGCTGAACGCCTCCACATTGGACCAATTGGTGTACCACACAGCAAGGAAAAATTTACACTACCAGAAGATTGGTACGATGACGAGGAAGAAAATGAACACAAGGAcacagagaataaagaagaggcgAGTAGAACAGAGGAGCCCGTTCATTCAGAAAACAAGAAAGacgag CCATTTGAACAAGGCTTTAAGGGTCAACAGAATGCAGGTTTTGGAATGCCTGACAGAGACATGCAGCAAGGGCCATGGCAAGGGGACAGGAGAGACAGACCG ATGTATGGCCAAGATTTTGAAGGCCAACAGAAACCAGGTTTTGGAATGCCAGACAGAGACATGCATTCACCATGGCAAGGGGATAATCGAGACCGGCCG CCATTTAGACAGGGCCCAATGGATCCTCAGCGTCCCAACAGACCAGAGTCTAATCCAAGGGCACCAGACACTGTGATGCATGAACGCTGGGG cAATCGAGAGGAAGACCCCAGACAAGAGCGCTTCCCAAGGGATGCAGGTCCAAAAGGCCGCTGGGGTGAAGGGTATGACAGGCATTGGGATGACCGTTATCCAGGAAGAGGTGGTCCCGATGACCGATATAGAGATGATCCTTACTACAATAGGTGGGATAATTATGGTGATCGAAGAGGCCAAGAACCCTTATGGAGGGACGAACGTGATCCTTACTATGAGGACCGCTACGGGAGAGGGTCAAAAGATTATTATGATTGGCCACCTCGTGACAGGGATTATTATGACCGAGAGAGAGATCGCTTTTATCAAGATGGCAGGGGTCCAAGAGGGTCCTTTGAGAGGAATGAACCAAGCTTTGGCACAGAACCCCGGAATTTCCATGAGAGAGATCGAAGAAATAGCTTtgacagagagggaagggaattttTCGACAGAGACAGAAGGGATCCATATTATCGAGGTGATCGAGATGACTTTGGGAGAGATTCTCGGGACTGGAGTGCACAGGCTGTAGAAAACCGAACAGTTGTTGACTATGGACACAGTGGACCAGGTTCAG GAGGGATGAAAATGCCACCAAGTGAGGCATCACCTTTTGGAATGGGAGCTGATATGCCAAAACAG GGACAGGCTAACATACCAGAGCATGTAAGAAGAGACCCTAGCTTCAGAATGGGAAGTGACGACAGAAGAGACAACCGGAGACTTGAGAATTCCCCAAGACCCCCTAATTTAGATCGCAGCCATAGCAGATCCCCATCTAAAAGTAGCAGCAG TAAGCAGATGAAGCCCTCAGAAAGTGGGCACACACCACCTCTGAATCAAGCATCCAAGGAGCAAGATGAGATTGGGGACGTGGTGACTATTGAGGATCTGGTTTCGGTCCCTGGGAGGTTTATGAGGCCTCCCAAGATGGTGATCATTTTAAGAGGACCTCCAGGCTCAGGCAAGACAACATTAGCCAAGATGATAAAG gATAGGGAGGTTGAGAATGGTGGTAATCCACCAAGGATTCTCTGCCTTGATGACTATTTCATGGTTGAAACGGAAAAAATGACCACTGATCCAGATACTGGAAGAAAAGTGAAGACGAAG aTTATGGAGTATGAGTTTGAGCCAGAGTTGGAGGAAAGCTATCGAATGTCGCTAATTAAATCCTTCAAGCGGCAAGTTGACGATGGCTTCTTCCCATTCATCATTGTGGACTGCATTCACAACAAAGTGAAACACTTTGCTGAAATGGCTACCCATGCCAAGAAATGTAATTTTGAG gTATATATTGGTGAACTAGAGGTAGATCAGAGTATCTGCCACAGAAGAAACACTCATAACCACTCCAGAGAACACATCCAGAACATTATTCGCCAGTGGGAGAAGACGCCTGCATCGTATACACGAGTAGATCTGACTCCATTCATTCAAGATGCTGCTATTGAAGAG GTGGAAATGGAAGATTCCATGGAACCAGCAGctacagataaagagaaaaaagaagatgtagaagatgaagatgaggacaAGGAAGCCTTCAAAAAGGTATGTCACTCAGGTGCTGCCCTCGAAAACCATAGAACTGGTAACCATCACAATGTTAGCAAACGATTAAATCCTCCTCAAGTTAAAAATATGGCCTATAACCAGAGCAATTCATCTGGGAGTGCCAAGAAGCCTGGCTCTGGACAAAGATCCTCTGGAGCAATAGAAAACAAGCAAAGTAATTTAAATAAGTGGGTTAATCAGCCTGTTCCCCAAAAGTCTGATAgtctcagccagcaaggagttgGGAAAATAGGTCCATCACAAAATGAGAatagtaaaaaggataaaaaccaAGTAAAACCTAACCAGGTTGATAAAAAGCAGGGTGTAGTAAATCCTGCACAAAGCGAAGCCAGTGCTAAAGACCAGGGGAAACAGGAGAGCACCTCAGTGAAAAAGGAGCCAGAAAGAAGTGGAAATGTGCTGCAGAAGACAGGAAAGGGTGGGGATAAGAGAAATTCTATCCAAGCAGGTAGTCAGCAGGTAGGAGGTCAGCGAGTTGCAGGTCAAATGGGAGCCATGAGCTGGGCCTTAGGGAACCAGTCTGTCAGCTGGGGTGGGCTGGCAAGAGGGTTTAGCTGGAGTGCAGCCAGGTTGAGTGGGGTCAGCTGGGGCATGATGGGGGGTGCTACtccaagaggaggaaggggaggtggggttaGCTGGGGCACAGCCGGAAGAGGTAGGTTGAGTTGA